From the genome of Alicyclobacillus sp. SO9:
ATTGGTGAAGGCAGCTCTCGGCAGCCAGACTCTGATGCATCTGTTCCACTACACTTGGCTGAGCCAAACCAACCACGGGGTGCTTTCATATATTGCCGAGGCGGCATTAACCGTGTCGGAAAAGTACGAACATGGTGGATTGAACAGTTTCTGCGTCACGGAGACTTTGTTTTCGCTCCTTGCTATCGAGGCAGTGAAGGTAGTGAAGGACGTGACTTGTTCGGCGGAGACGATGTTGAGGACGTCACATCAATGCTTACCATTTTGAGCCGATTTCCACTGGTTCATCCTGCGAAAATTTCAGTCATGGGCTTTTCCAGAGGATCCGTTAATGCCACCCAGGCCGCAGTCCAATTCCCCTCACTTCGTGCGCTTGTGCTGTGGGGCGGTGTCTCTGACTTGGCTCAAACTTACGCCGACAGGGTCGATCTGCGACGAATGCTGCGTCGTGTTGTCGGGGGTACGCCAAGGAGGGTACCGGAGGCTTTTGCAGCGCGATCGCCCATTGAATTAGCCGCGGACCTCACCTGCCCAGTACTTATCATCCATGGGACAGACGATGTCCAGGTAGGTGTATGGCACGGCAAAAACATGGCAGAAAAACTAAGAGCATTGAATAAGCCTGTCTCGTTCCACCAATACAATGGTCAGGGCCACCATCTTCATCCGCTGGTTTTTGAAGCCATTGTGGACAGGATGTTTGACTGGATTCGCGGCTACCATTAAGTTCTCACGTGCATTAGAGACTAGAGAGAAACAGAAACGGGAGGATACATCGAGTGAAAGAAGCCATTATTTTTGATTTTGACGGTACATTAGCAGATACGCTGCCTTTGGTATTTGTGTGCTTTCGGACTGTTTTTGAAAAATATGCTGGGAAATCTGTGACCGATGACGACGTCCTTGGATTGTTTGGCCCGACTGAATTTGAGATTCTCCGGAACGAGGTAGGACAAGAGACCTACACACAAGCCATGGATGAATTTCTCCATCTGTACAGTACACTTCACAGCCAGTACGTAAGGCACTATCCTGAAATCGAAGCAATGCTCAATCAGTTTCACGCTTCTGACCTGAAAATCGGCCTCTTTACCGGTAAAGGGAGAGCGACATTTGATATCTCTGCGGACAAGTTGAACATGAAGAAATTCTTTGAAGTGACTATCACAGGAGACGATGTGGATAAGCAAAAACCGAATCCTGAGGGGCTTCTGAAGGTACTAGCTGGATTGGGTGTCTCTGCTGATAAAGCGGTAATGGTGGGAGACAGCGACGACGACCTCTCGGCAGCACGCGCCGCAGGAGTAGATGCCGTCTCAGTGAACTGGCTCAGTACGTCGCAAACAAAAAAATTCAAGAACAACCCTCGTTTTATTGCTCGCAGCGTGGAGGAATTCTTGGACTGGATGGAGAGTGAACACAGGATTGTGCTAACATGACGTATCAGCCTGCCCCCGTGTTTCCCTGTCCCTCTGTCTCTTTGTCTTGTCAAGGCTTACGTCTGTTTTCCAAGTTTTTCTGAGCCTTCGCAACTGCCCTCTTTACATATAGACGTTCGTCACCAGAAAAAAGCGCTAGAATGGACGCTGCTTCGGTAGACACGTTAGCTGCAGCCGCAGTCGTAAAGGCCATAGCTACATTCCACCGAACCTGTTCATTCTCGCTTTCAGACCACTTTCTGAGCCATTGCAAGACTTCACTTGGGCAGGATTTCAAAAGTCCAGCCCCTATGGCAAAAGGGCCCAGATTATCGCGCACGTATCTCGATGGGTCAGACAGAAGAGGACCAAGACACTCCAGCATGAATACAACTTCATTGCAGTTTTGTCGTCCTCCTGCACCCATCATTGCCAGAACTGCCGCTCTACGTACATTTTCACTGTCATCCTGTGTCCAATTCACCATCACTGGAAAGTATGTTTCGAAGTTGTTCATCAAAATTTCTCCCGACGATCCCGCAGCCCACTCCCGAACCTCCCAATTCTGACTGTCGGCCAGTGAATAGAGAGTCTCTGTGACTTCGTGTTCGTTTTGAGGGTAGAACTCCGGGATGCACAGGCATCCCACCTCCTGTGCCGTAGGACTCTCATGTCTGCACATTGCCAGAACAAGAGGATACAACTCATCTAGATCCAACTTCTGTAGTGCCTTCGCAGCAGCGTATTTTATCTTGGCCGGAGCCGTACCAGCATGCTTCGTGGCCTGCGAATCGAGTACTTGAATCATGCTCTTAAGCGAGTTTTGTTCTAATGCGTACTGAAACTCCAATTTCCAATTCCCTTGATTAATCGCTACCAGCCCCCTCCAGTTCATAGCATCTCAGCCCATCCGAAACGTGCGTAAAGACTCATCTCTAGTTTACTATGTTTTTGGGGGATGGGGATGGTAGAGGATGGAGATGGTAGGCTTAGTTCTATAGAATTCTCCTCTAGTGCACATAGTCACTTTGTATGCAACGTTTTCCCTTTGTATCGAACACTCTCCATTTGTAGGGAATGTTCTCGATTTGTATGGAACTTTCTCTGTTTGTATCGAACATACGGGATAGGCAGCTATTTAACCTGTGTGAGCTCTTCTTCGTCAAAAGGCACAAGCAGCGCGTTCTGACATGCCGTGTGCAAATCCCTGTATACACAATTGATTACGTTGTGCTCCAAGACAACACTGGTGCCTAAAAACGGAAAGAGAGCATGGCCACAGTCCAACGCGACACGAGCTGCTGTTCTGCAAGTTTTGCTAACGAGATCCCACTCTTCTCTCGCGATGTCAGCT
Proteins encoded in this window:
- a CDS encoding S9 family peptidase, whose translation is MGYLGIPHDLASDMVLDKLQKTCNDVHVVEEIAVSLPSLNHTSSDHIGEGSSRQPDSDASVPLHLAEPNQPRGAFIYCRGGINRVGKVRTWWIEQFLRHGDFVFAPCYRGSEGSEGRDLFGGDDVEDVTSMLTILSRFPLVHPAKISVMGFSRGSVNATQAAVQFPSLRALVLWGGVSDLAQTYADRVDLRRMLRRVVGGTPRRVPEAFAARSPIELAADLTCPVLIIHGTDDVQVGVWHGKNMAEKLRALNKPVSFHQYNGQGHHLHPLVFEAIVDRMFDWIRGYH
- a CDS encoding HEAT repeat domain-containing protein → MNWRGLVAINQGNWKLEFQYALEQNSLKSMIQVLDSQATKHAGTAPAKIKYAAAKALQKLDLDELYPLVLAMCRHESPTAQEVGCLCIPEFYPQNEHEVTETLYSLADSQNWEVREWAAGSSGEILMNNFETYFPVMVNWTQDDSENVRRAAVLAMMGAGGRQNCNEVVFMLECLGPLLSDPSRYVRDNLGPFAIGAGLLKSCPSEVLQWLRKWSESENEQVRWNVAMAFTTAAAANVSTEAASILALFSGDERLYVKRAVAKAQKNLENRRKP
- a CDS encoding HAD family hydrolase, whose translation is MKEAIIFDFDGTLADTLPLVFVCFRTVFEKYAGKSVTDDDVLGLFGPTEFEILRNEVGQETYTQAMDEFLHLYSTLHSQYVRHYPEIEAMLNQFHASDLKIGLFTGKGRATFDISADKLNMKKFFEVTITGDDVDKQKPNPEGLLKVLAGLGVSADKAVMVGDSDDDLSAARAAGVDAVSVNWLSTSQTKKFKNNPRFIARSVEEFLDWMESEHRIVLT